From Pseudomonas sp. StFLB209, a single genomic window includes:
- a CDS encoding methyl-accepting chemotaxis protein yields the protein MTEVTSQLTGLVAEVSSQAQRSEQAMERQRYETDQVATAINQMSAAAHEVASSAQNASNAAQQTDEQGRTAKRVVDGSIVQIHSLVEDIRKSGVSLDSLQQDVGSIVSVLGVIRSIAEQTNLLALNAAIEAARAGEAGRGFAVVADEVRALASRTQQSTQEIQGMIDRLQSGTQEAVSAMRRSSEAGEGTSVQANEAGRSLVTIGELIATINAMNAQIASAAEEQTAVAEEINRSVHQIAVAVDSVAEETRQSAITSRSLSDLGQRLGGLAAQFRV from the coding sequence ATGACCGAAGTGACCTCGCAACTCACCGGGCTGGTGGCTGAGGTGTCCTCCCAGGCTCAGCGCTCTGAGCAGGCCATGGAGCGCCAGCGCTACGAAACCGATCAGGTGGCCACTGCCATCAACCAGATGTCTGCAGCTGCCCACGAGGTAGCCAGCAGCGCGCAAAATGCCTCGAACGCCGCGCAGCAGACCGACGAGCAGGGGCGTACTGCCAAGCGGGTGGTGGACGGCAGCATTGTGCAGATCCATTCGCTGGTCGAAGACATTCGCAAAAGTGGTGTGTCGCTCGACAGCCTGCAGCAAGACGTCGGGTCGATTGTCAGCGTTCTGGGGGTGATTCGTTCGATTGCCGAGCAGACCAACCTGTTGGCGCTCAACGCAGCCATCGAAGCGGCGCGGGCCGGCGAGGCGGGACGTGGCTTTGCCGTGGTTGCCGATGAGGTTCGGGCGCTGGCTAGCCGAACCCAGCAGAGCACTCAGGAAATCCAGGGCATGATCGACCGTCTGCAGTCTGGCACTCAAGAGGCAGTCAGTGCCATGCGGCGTTCCAGTGAGGCGGGGGAGGGCACCTCGGTGCAGGCCAACGAAGCCGGCCGTTCGCTGGTCACCATTGGTGAACTGATCGCCACCATCAACGCGATGAACGCGCAGATTGCCAGCGCCGCAGAGGAGCAGACTGCCGTGGCCGAAGAGATCAACCGCAGCGTGCACCAGATCGCCGTAGCAGTGGACAGCGTTGCTGAGGAAACCCGCCAGAGCGCGATCACTTCACGCAGCCTGTCCGATCTCGGCCAGCGGCTGGGAGGGCTGGCGGCACAATTTCG
- a CDS encoding PepSY domain-containing protein, which yields MKALLTFTTAFAWALTANLAQARDLGPDEALRLRDNGVIQSFEKLNAVALAAHPGSSITDTELESEYGKYVYQVELRDTKGIEWDLELDAVTGQIYKNHQDN from the coding sequence ATGAAAGCTTTGCTGACCTTTACAACTGCCTTTGCCTGGGCCCTGACGGCCAATCTGGCACAGGCCAGGGACCTGGGTCCGGATGAAGCCCTGCGACTCAGAGATAACGGTGTTATCCAGTCGTTCGAGAAACTCAACGCCGTTGCGCTGGCCGCTCATCCTGGTTCGAGCATTACCGATACTGAGCTCGAAAGTGAATACGGCAAATATGTTTACCAGGTGGAATTGCGCGATACTAAGGGCATTGAATGGGATCTGGAACTCGATGCGGTAACCGGGCAGATCTACAAGAACCATCAGGATAATTGA
- a CDS encoding PepSY domain-containing protein has product MTAAKRRIALLGLLFTCTLVQARDLDQDEALQLRQRGVILPLEQFIGQALARYPGARLLEAELEEKNDVYVYEVELVTPEGVVRELKFDARDSRLLKDEEDD; this is encoded by the coding sequence ATGACTGCTGCTAAGCGTCGTATCGCATTACTGGGTCTGCTGTTTACCTGCACCTTGGTTCAGGCCCGTGACCTTGACCAGGATGAAGCCCTGCAACTGCGCCAGCGTGGCGTTATTCTGCCACTCGAACAGTTCATCGGGCAGGCCTTGGCGCGGTATCCCGGCGCCAGGTTGCTTGAGGCCGAACTCGAAGAAAAGAACGATGTGTATGTCTATGAGGTTGAATTGGTTACTCCTGAAGGCGTGGTACGTGAACTCAAGTTCGATGCCCGTGACAGTCGGTTACTCAAAGACGAGGAAGATGACTGA
- the queD gene encoding 6-carboxytetrahydropterin synthase QueD yields MEIFKEFTFESAHRLPHVPEGHKCGRLHGHSFRVGIHLSGPVDPHTGWIRDFSEIKAIFKPLYERLDHNYLNDIPGLENPTSENLAKWIWNELKPLLPELSAIRIHETCTSGCEYRGD; encoded by the coding sequence TTGGAAATTTTCAAGGAATTCACCTTTGAGTCCGCGCATCGCCTTCCCCACGTGCCGGAAGGCCACAAGTGCGGTCGCCTGCATGGCCACTCATTTCGCGTAGGTATCCATCTGTCCGGCCCGGTCGACCCCCATACCGGCTGGATCCGGGACTTCTCAGAGATCAAGGCGATATTCAAGCCGCTGTACGAGCGACTGGATCACAACTACCTCAATGACATTCCCGGCCTGGAGAACCCGACCAGCGAAAATCTGGCCAAGTGGATCTGGAATGAGTTGAAGCCGCTGTTACCTGAGCTGTCTGCCATTCGTATTCACGAGACCTGCACCAGCGGGTGTGAATACCGAGGCGACTGA
- a CDS encoding aminopeptidase P family protein: MSTQTHAKGVAAQRLASARALMSREGIDAWLVPSADPHLSEYLPGYWQGRQWLCGFNGSVGTLVITHDFAGLWVDSRYWEQAEKELAGSGVELVKLLPGQQGPLEWLADQAVADSVVAVDGTVLAVASSRALASKLYERGARLRTDMDLLNELWRDRPALPANPVYEHLPPQASESRRDKIERLRKSMLERDADWHFIATLDDIAWLFNLRGSDVSYNPVFICFALIGPNSVTLFVAGDKVSKFVRESLERDGVSLLEYTQIGAALREVPGDARLLLDPAKVTCGLLDYLDAQVSLVEALNPTTQFKAQKNAEDTRHIRRVMEQDGAALCEFFAWLDGALGREPVSELDIDEQLSLARKRRPGYICPSFATIAGFNGNGAMPHYRASEAAFAQIEGDGLLLIDSGGQYLGGTTDITRMVPVGRLSAEQKQDCSRVLKGVIALSRAHFPKGILSPLLDAIARAPIWADEVNYGHGTGHGVGYFLNVHEGPQVIAYQAPATPQTAMLPGMITSIEPGTYRPGRWGVRIENLVINQPAGQSEFGEFLRFETLTLCPIDTRCLDLSMLSAEEKGWLNAYHAHVNERLSPLLQGAGLAWLRARTAAV; encoded by the coding sequence ATGAGTACACAAACCCATGCCAAGGGAGTGGCGGCGCAACGTCTGGCCAGCGCGCGGGCGTTGATGAGTCGTGAAGGAATCGACGCGTGGTTGGTGCCGTCGGCTGATCCGCATCTCTCTGAATACCTGCCGGGCTACTGGCAAGGCCGGCAATGGCTTTGCGGATTCAACGGTTCGGTTGGCACGCTGGTTATCACCCATGATTTCGCCGGGTTGTGGGTCGACAGTCGCTACTGGGAGCAGGCCGAAAAGGAGCTGGCTGGCAGTGGCGTCGAACTGGTCAAGCTGTTGCCCGGCCAGCAAGGCCCGTTGGAGTGGCTGGCTGATCAGGCGGTCGCCGACAGTGTGGTAGCAGTCGACGGTACGGTGCTGGCGGTGGCCTCTTCGCGGGCGTTGGCCAGCAAGCTCTATGAGCGTGGTGCCCGCCTGCGTACCGATATGGACCTGCTCAACGAGCTGTGGCGGGATCGCCCGGCGCTGCCGGCCAACCCGGTGTATGAGCATTTGCCGCCCCAGGCCAGCGAGAGCCGTCGCGACAAGATCGAGCGGTTGCGCAAGAGCATGCTCGAACGCGATGCCGACTGGCATTTCATTGCGACCCTGGATGACATCGCCTGGCTGTTTAACCTGAGGGGTTCGGATGTCTCCTATAACCCGGTGTTCATCTGTTTTGCGCTGATCGGACCGAACAGCGTCACGCTGTTTGTCGCAGGCGACAAGGTCAGCAAGTTTGTGCGCGAAAGCCTGGAGCGCGACGGTGTGTCGTTACTGGAGTACACCCAGATTGGTGCGGCCTTGCGTGAAGTGCCGGGCGATGCGCGGTTGCTTTTGGACCCTGCGAAGGTGACCTGCGGTCTGCTCGACTATCTGGATGCACAAGTCAGTCTGGTCGAAGCGCTGAACCCGACCACCCAGTTCAAGGCGCAGAAGAACGCTGAGGACACACGGCATATTCGTCGAGTCATGGAGCAGGACGGCGCAGCACTGTGCGAATTCTTTGCCTGGCTGGACGGGGCGCTGGGGCGTGAGCCGGTCAGTGAGCTTGATATCGATGAGCAACTGAGTCTGGCCCGTAAGCGTCGTCCTGGTTACATCTGCCCCAGCTTCGCCACGATTGCCGGATTCAATGGCAATGGGGCCATGCCGCATTACCGCGCTAGCGAGGCGGCGTTTGCGCAGATCGAAGGTGATGGCCTGTTGCTGATCGACTCGGGTGGTCAGTACCTGGGTGGCACCACCGACATTACCCGTATGGTTCCTGTCGGTCGGCTGAGTGCCGAGCAGAAGCAGGACTGCAGTCGAGTACTCAAGGGCGTGATTGCCCTGTCACGGGCGCATTTCCCCAAAGGCATCCTGTCACCCTTGCTGGACGCGATTGCGCGGGCGCCCATCTGGGCTGATGAGGTGAACTATGGTCATGGAACCGGGCACGGGGTCGGGTACTTCCTGAACGTTCATGAAGGGCCGCAAGTGATCGCCTACCAGGCACCGGCGACGCCGCAGACCGCCATGCTACCGGGCATGATTACTTCCATTGAACCTGGTACTTATCGGCCGGGGCGGTGGGGCGTGAGAATCGAGAATCTGGTGATTAATCAGCCGGCGGGGCAAAGCGAGTTTGGCGAGTTCCTGCGTTTTGAAACCCTGACCCTGTGCCCGATCGACACCCGTTGCCTGGACCTGAGTATGCTCAGCGCTGAAGAAAAAGGCTGGCTCAATGCCTACCATGCTCACGTTAACGAGCGGCTGAGCCCCTTGCTGCAGGGGGCTGGGCTGGCATGGTTGAGGGCGCGTACTGCCGCTGTCTGA
- a CDS encoding sensor histidine kinase has product MRSIQRRLSLGLVAIMLVIGLVMAQTSLWLFELGLQRYLESGLRNESENLLVAIVRGPVGLQLDEQRLSGAYHRPFSGHYFRVDFADGHWRSRSLWDFELPKPQSTGLHSDLELGETGQSLLVLTADYRKFGQQFSISVAQDYTPVRQTFKRVQQIGMGLGLAALLLVLGLQRVTVRRALRPLNTVREQIFQLQQGQRSQLDDQVPRELEPLVDQINHLLAHTEDSLKRSRNALGNLGHALKTPLAVLLSIASSPALESQPALRKTLHEQLQQIQQRLERELNRARLSGDALPGARFDCDVELPALFSTLNMIHGEHLQLVNDTPPGLTLPWDREDLLELLGNLLDNACKWADSEVSLSISVSAAGTCLLIDDDGPGIPESRREGVFSRGTRLDEQISGHGLGLGIVRDIVETWGGTLQLLVSPADGLRVRIDLPERK; this is encoded by the coding sequence TTGAGGTCCATCCAGCGACGTCTGAGCCTGGGGCTGGTCGCGATCATGCTGGTGATCGGCCTGGTCATGGCGCAGACCAGTCTGTGGTTGTTCGAGCTGGGCCTGCAGCGTTATCTGGAGTCAGGACTGCGCAACGAGAGTGAGAACCTGTTGGTCGCTATCGTGCGCGGCCCGGTGGGCTTGCAACTTGACGAGCAGCGGTTGTCCGGCGCCTACCATCGGCCTTTCTCGGGTCACTACTTTCGCGTCGATTTTGCCGATGGCCACTGGCGCTCGCGATCCTTGTGGGATTTCGAGCTGCCCAAGCCACAGAGCACAGGGCTGCACAGCGACCTCGAACTGGGCGAGACTGGCCAGTCGTTATTGGTCCTGACAGCCGATTACCGCAAGTTCGGCCAGCAGTTCTCCATCAGCGTCGCGCAGGACTACACGCCAGTACGCCAGACCTTCAAGCGCGTGCAGCAGATTGGCATGGGGCTGGGGCTGGCGGCGTTGTTACTGGTTTTGGGCTTGCAGCGGGTTACTGTGCGCAGGGCACTGCGGCCTCTCAATACCGTACGTGAACAGATCTTTCAGTTGCAGCAGGGCCAGCGTTCGCAACTTGATGATCAGGTGCCTCGTGAGCTTGAGCCCTTGGTCGACCAGATCAACCATCTGCTTGCCCACACTGAAGACAGCCTCAAACGTTCGCGCAATGCCTTGGGCAATCTTGGCCATGCACTCAAGACTCCGTTGGCGGTGCTGCTCAGCATTGCGTCCAGCCCGGCGCTGGAGTCCCAGCCTGCGCTGCGCAAGACCTTGCATGAACAACTGCAACAGATTCAGCAGCGTCTTGAACGTGAGCTTAATCGTGCACGCCTGTCGGGAGATGCGTTACCGGGGGCACGCTTTGATTGTGATGTGGAGCTTCCCGCGCTGTTTTCCACCCTGAACATGATCCATGGCGAACACTTGCAACTGGTCAACGACACCCCACCCGGGTTGACGCTGCCCTGGGATCGCGAGGATCTGCTGGAACTGCTCGGCAATTTGCTGGACAACGCCTGCAAATGGGCCGACAGCGAGGTGAGCCTGAGCATCAGTGTCAGCGCAGCAGGAACATGCCTGTTGATTGATGATGACGGTCCGGGTATTCCTGAGTCACGCCGTGAAGGGGTTTTCAGCCGCGGAACCCGTCTGGATGAACAGATTAGCGGCCACGGGCTTGGCTTGGGCATTGTTCGTGATATCGTGGAAACATGGGGTGGCACATTGCAACTGCTGGTGAGCCCGGCAGACGGGCTACGCGTCCGTATCGATTTGCCAGAACGTAAATGA
- a CDS encoding cysteine desulfurase family protein has translation MSDNALYFDYAATTPVDERVIQVIVSCLGQSGTFGNPASSSHRFGQAARQTVELARQQVATLVGASAGQIIWTSGATESNNLALKGAAQAWCQRQGRAGGHIITSQIEHKAILDTAHYLQGQGFEVTYLVPDADGLITPEAVSAALREDTLLVSLMLVNNELGTVNDIAETGRRVRAHGALLHVDAAQAAGKLAIDLSVLEVDLMSFSAHKIYGPKGIGALYVGPRAEQRVLAQIHGGGHEQGLRSGTLATHQIAGMGSAFALAGEHLEQEIADTWQLNRRLCELLADVPGLVINGSREQRIPHTLSLTFTHLDLDVAALGQSLAFSSTSACNSASSAPSHVLSALGYDAQRAAQTIRLSLGRFTQAADIERVAGLIRDALRPAPFWAVAHA, from the coding sequence ATGAGCGATAACGCACTGTATTTCGATTATGCCGCCACCACGCCTGTGGACGAGCGGGTCATTCAGGTGATTGTTTCGTGTCTGGGCCAATCAGGCACCTTTGGTAATCCGGCTTCCAGTTCTCACCGGTTCGGGCAGGCAGCACGGCAAACGGTCGAACTGGCCCGCCAACAGGTCGCGACACTGGTGGGCGCCAGCGCCGGCCAGATCATCTGGACCTCCGGGGCCACCGAATCCAACAATCTGGCACTCAAGGGCGCAGCGCAAGCCTGGTGTCAGCGCCAGGGTCGCGCCGGCGGGCATATCATCACCAGCCAGATTGAGCACAAAGCCATTCTCGATACTGCCCATTACCTTCAGGGGCAGGGCTTTGAGGTGACTTACCTGGTCCCTGACGCGGACGGGCTGATCACTCCCGAGGCGGTCAGCGCCGCGCTGCGTGAAGACACGCTGCTGGTCTCGCTGATGCTGGTCAACAATGAACTGGGCACGGTCAATGACATCGCCGAGACCGGTCGCCGGGTGCGCGCCCATGGCGCCTTGCTGCACGTCGATGCGGCTCAGGCGGCGGGCAAGTTGGCGATTGATCTGAGCGTACTGGAGGTCGATCTGATGTCGTTTTCAGCGCACAAGATTTACGGGCCCAAAGGTATCGGCGCGCTGTATGTCGGACCGCGTGCCGAGCAGCGGGTACTGGCGCAGATTCACGGTGGCGGCCATGAGCAGGGCTTGCGCTCCGGTACTCTGGCGACCCACCAGATTGCCGGAATGGGCAGCGCTTTCGCTCTGGCTGGCGAACATCTGGAACAGGAGATTGCCGACACATGGCAGTTGAACCGGCGCTTGTGCGAATTGCTGGCAGACGTTCCCGGGCTGGTCATTAACGGCAGCCGCGAGCAACGTATACCGCATACCTTGAGCTTGACCTTTACTCATCTGGACCTGGATGTCGCCGCACTGGGGCAATCGTTGGCGTTTTCTTCGACCTCGGCGTGCAATTCGGCCAGCAGCGCTCCGTCCCATGTCTTGTCGGCGCTGGGATACGATGCGCAGCGCGCTGCACAGACCATCCGCCTGAGCTTGGGGCGTTTCACCCAGGCGGCGGATATCGAACGGGTTGCCGGGCTGATTCGCGATGCGTTGCGGCCGGCGCCGTTCTGGGCGGTTGCCCATGCCTGA
- the rhtA gene encoding threonine/homoserine exporter RhtA has product MTTSSRSLAPLLFPLGLLLIAMASIQTGASLAKSLFPAVGAQGTTTLRLIFAAIIMILVLRPWRARLTAQSIPAIILYGVALGGMNLLFYMSLRSVPLGIAVALELTGPLTVALFASRKLVDFLWIGLAILGLLLLIPGSESAASLDPFGAACALGAGACWAAYIVFGQKAGEHNGVQTAALGVIVAAMFVAPFGIAHAGSALLDISLLPAAIGVAILSTALPYSLEMVALTRMSARTFGTLASLEPVFAALSGMVFLHEQLSLLQWLAIGAIILASIGVTLSTAPDQPKLVPAD; this is encoded by the coding sequence ATGACCACTTCATCCCGTAGCCTCGCCCCCCTACTCTTCCCGCTGGGATTGCTGTTGATCGCGATGGCTTCGATCCAGACCGGCGCATCCCTGGCCAAGAGTCTTTTTCCTGCTGTAGGCGCACAAGGCACAACGACTCTGCGCCTGATATTCGCCGCCATCATCATGATCCTGGTGCTGCGCCCCTGGCGTGCGCGTCTTACCGCCCAGTCCATTCCGGCCATTATTCTTTATGGTGTGGCGCTGGGCGGCATGAACCTGCTCTTCTATATGTCGTTGCGCAGCGTACCGTTAGGCATTGCCGTGGCACTGGAACTTACCGGCCCGCTAACAGTGGCGCTGTTCGCTTCGCGCAAGCTGGTCGACTTTCTCTGGATAGGCCTGGCGATTCTTGGTTTGCTGCTGCTTATACCGGGTAGCGAGTCAGCCGCCAGCCTTGATCCATTCGGCGCCGCCTGCGCCCTGGGTGCCGGCGCCTGCTGGGCAGCTTATATCGTGTTCGGCCAGAAGGCCGGTGAGCATAACGGCGTGCAGACTGCCGCACTTGGGGTAATTGTGGCCGCGATGTTCGTTGCCCCGTTCGGGATCGCGCATGCCGGCTCTGCATTACTGGATATTTCACTACTGCCCGCGGCCATCGGGGTGGCCATCCTCTCCACAGCCCTTCCTTACAGTCTGGAGATGGTCGCCCTGACCCGCATGTCGGCGCGAACCTTTGGCACCCTGGCCAGTCTGGAGCCGGTATTTGCCGCACTTTCCGGCATGGTCTTTCTCCATGAGCAATTGTCACTGCTGCAATGGTTGGCCATCGGCGCCATTATCCTGGCTTCTATAGGCGTCACGCTGTCGACGGCCCCGGACCAGCCCAAACTGGTACCGGCTGACTGA
- a CDS encoding response regulator transcription factor, protein MRLLLVEDHVSLADELMATLARQGYAVDWLADGRDAQYQGLSEPYDLIVLDLGLPGIPGLEVLAHWRSNGLATPVLVLTARGSWSERIEGLKAGADDYLTKPFHPEELQLRIQGLLRRARGLANQPKLESAGLHLDEGRQSVARDGVDIQLTSAEFRLLRYFMLHPEQILSKSHLAEHLYDGESERDSNVIEVHVNHLRRKLGRSVIETRRGQGYLYGGAGG, encoded by the coding sequence ATGCGTCTGTTGCTGGTTGAAGACCATGTATCTCTGGCTGATGAGCTAATGGCGACCCTGGCCCGCCAGGGTTATGCGGTTGACTGGTTGGCAGATGGCCGGGATGCGCAGTATCAGGGGCTGAGCGAGCCCTATGACCTCATCGTGCTTGATTTGGGATTGCCGGGCATACCCGGCCTGGAAGTTCTGGCGCACTGGCGCAGCAACGGTCTGGCGACGCCGGTGCTGGTGTTGACCGCGCGCGGCTCCTGGTCAGAGCGCATAGAGGGACTCAAGGCCGGTGCAGACGATTACCTGACCAAGCCTTTTCATCCTGAAGAACTGCAATTGCGCATTCAGGGCCTGCTGCGCCGCGCCCGGGGCCTGGCCAATCAGCCGAAACTGGAGTCGGCAGGCTTGCACCTGGATGAGGGACGTCAATCGGTGGCACGCGACGGCGTCGATATCCAGCTGACTTCCGCAGAGTTCCGCTTGCTGCGCTACTTCATGCTGCACCCGGAACAAATCCTTTCCAAGAGTCATCTGGCCGAGCATCTCTACGACGGCGAGAGCGAGCGTGATTCCAATGTCATCGAGGTTCACGTCAATCACTTGCGCCGCAAGCTGGGCCGCTCAGTGATCGAAACCCGCCGCGGTCAGGGTTATCTGTATGGTGGGGCTGGCGGTTGA
- a CDS encoding lipopolysaccharide biosynthesis protein: MSVMRNTLFNYAGQAYVLLVGIAVMPFYLAHLGAEAYGLIGFFTVLQAWLQLLDAGLSPSLVRAVTQQPADAAGRQASGRLLRSFELLFVPLTVACALAVHLASAWLASQWLNAQVLSAQTVSDCISLMGVIIALRLYATLYRSGLQGLEQHAWLNAANVLVATLRYFGALLLVSLWSQEVRDFFLFQVLVSLLESLLFAVRAWRQMPAGLAGFDAALVRPLMPFAASLSFTAILWIVLTQLDKVLLAERLPLDEYGYFALIALIATGLLTLTNPLVQTLLPRLARLMAENREADMHRLFLDAHRFVCTLLFPLAGIIALHGQALIYAWTGDLQAARWSQPVLGWYVLGSAIMAISGFQFYLQYAYGQIRLHVTYSLVCAVISVPLTVWAIHELGVLGAALSWAGLRLVSLAIWPLIVHRRLAPALHGPWLRDLLRISLMTLLGLTLSAPLFKLIAGPDRFSVVLALALCGLLTLLPVTLSHRPLLHKIYLTLSKPST, from the coding sequence ATGTCGGTCATGCGCAATACGCTGTTCAACTATGCCGGGCAAGCCTACGTGCTGCTGGTCGGCATTGCTGTAATGCCGTTCTACCTGGCGCATCTGGGGGCAGAGGCCTATGGCCTGATCGGCTTCTTCACGGTGTTGCAAGCCTGGTTGCAATTGCTCGACGCCGGCCTGTCACCGAGCCTGGTACGCGCCGTTACCCAACAACCGGCAGACGCAGCCGGTCGCCAGGCAAGCGGGCGGCTGCTGCGCTCGTTCGAGCTGCTGTTCGTGCCGCTGACCGTCGCTTGCGCGCTGGCCGTGCACCTGGCCAGTGCGTGGCTGGCCAGCCAATGGCTGAACGCACAAGTGCTCTCGGCGCAGACTGTCAGCGATTGCATTAGCCTGATGGGCGTGATTATCGCGCTGCGCCTGTACGCGACCCTGTATCGCAGCGGGCTACAGGGCCTGGAACAGCACGCCTGGCTGAACGCCGCCAATGTGCTGGTCGCGACCCTGCGTTATTTCGGTGCCCTGCTGCTGGTCAGCCTGTGGTCGCAAGAGGTACGCGATTTTTTCCTGTTCCAGGTACTGGTCAGCCTGCTGGAAAGCTTGCTGTTCGCGGTGCGAGCCTGGCGGCAAATGCCTGCCGGCCTGGCTGGTTTCGATGCCGCGCTGGTCAGGCCGCTCATGCCGTTCGCCGCCAGCCTGTCGTTCACCGCGATCCTGTGGATCGTGCTGACCCAACTGGACAAGGTGTTGTTGGCCGAGCGCCTGCCGCTCGATGAATACGGCTACTTCGCGCTGATCGCACTGATCGCCACCGGCCTGCTGACCCTGACCAACCCGCTGGTGCAGACCCTGCTGCCGCGCCTGGCACGGTTGATGGCCGAGAACCGCGAAGCGGACATGCACCGGCTGTTTCTTGATGCCCACCGGTTTGTCTGCACCCTGCTGTTTCCTCTGGCAGGGATCATCGCCCTGCATGGCCAGGCGCTGATCTATGCCTGGACCGGCGACCTGCAGGCCGCCCGCTGGAGCCAGCCGGTGCTGGGCTGGTACGTGCTGGGCAGCGCGATCATGGCCATCAGCGGCTTTCAGTTTTACCTGCAATACGCCTACGGGCAGATCCGCCTGCACGTCACCTACAGCCTGGTTTGCGCCGTCATCAGCGTGCCGCTGACGGTCTGGGCCATCCATGAACTGGGCGTGCTCGGTGCAGCGCTGAGCTGGGCCGGCCTGCGTCTGGTGTCACTGGCGATCTGGCCGCTGATCGTCCACCGCCGCCTGGCGCCTGCCCTGCATGGGCCGTGGCTGCGCGACCTGCTGCGGATCAGCCTGATGACCTTGCTCGGCCTGACGCTGAGTGCGCCGCTGTTCAAACTGATTGCCGGCCCTGATCGTTTCAGCGTGGTCCTTGCGCTGGCGCTCTGCGGTTTGCTGACCCTGTTGCCGGTGACCCTCAGTCATCGCCCGCTGCTGCACAAGATCTATCTAACGTTGAGCAAACCGAGTACCTGA
- a CDS encoding DegT/DnrJ/EryC1/StrS family aminotransferase, with translation MINVTKTYLGDIDKFKRYVEGIYSRGWLTNHGPLLMELQARLRDYLGVRHVILTNNGTLALQIAYRALNLTGSAVTTPFSFVATTSSLQWEGIRPLFSDIDPQTWNLSPAHIEQAIEADTSAIVATHVFGNPCDVEAIDSIARRRNLKVIYDGAHAFAVRHAGQSVYRWGDISTLSFHATKLFHTIEGGAIVTDDDEVARRVMLLCNFGIANVDRIEGIGINAKLNEFSAAMGLCILDDIDNILEARAEIAWRYNSRLRDYMDLQSAQADSQLNNSYFPVALRDEQQLLKARTALNANGINPRRYFYPSLDTLEYLQPQAGQPIARALSERVLCLPIYPGLHPQEQQQVIQTLLETCSPEAAGSAVAQVG, from the coding sequence ATGATTAACGTGACCAAGACGTACCTTGGCGACATCGACAAGTTCAAGCGCTACGTCGAAGGGATCTACAGCCGTGGCTGGCTGACCAATCACGGGCCACTGCTGATGGAACTGCAAGCCCGGCTGCGCGACTACCTGGGCGTGCGTCACGTGATCCTCACCAACAACGGCACCCTGGCCTTGCAAATCGCCTACCGCGCACTGAACCTGACCGGCAGTGCCGTCACCACCCCGTTCAGCTTCGTCGCCACCACCAGCTCATTACAGTGGGAAGGCATCCGCCCGTTATTCTCCGATATCGACCCACAGACCTGGAACCTCTCCCCGGCGCACATCGAACAAGCCATCGAAGCCGACACCAGCGCCATCGTTGCCACCCATGTGTTTGGCAACCCGTGTGACGTCGAGGCGATTGACAGCATTGCCCGCCGGCGCAACCTGAAAGTCATCTACGACGGTGCTCATGCCTTCGCGGTGCGCCACGCCGGGCAATCGGTGTACCGCTGGGGTGACATCAGCACCTTGAGTTTTCATGCCACCAAGCTGTTTCACACCATCGAAGGCGGCGCCATCGTCACTGACGATGACGAGGTGGCGCGGCGGGTCATGCTGCTGTGCAACTTCGGCATCGCCAATGTCGACCGCATCGAGGGCATCGGCATCAATGCCAAGCTCAACGAATTCTCCGCCGCCATGGGCCTGTGCATCCTCGACGATATCGACAACATCCTTGAAGCCCGTGCCGAAATCGCCTGGCGCTATAACAGCCGCTTGCGCGACTACATGGACCTGCAGAGCGCCCAGGCCGACAGCCAGTTGAACAACAGCTACTTCCCGGTGGCCCTGCGCGACGAGCAGCAACTGCTCAAGGCGCGTACGGCGCTCAACGCCAACGGCATCAATCCGCGCCGTTACTTCTACCCCAGCCTCGACACGCTGGAATATCTCCAGCCACAAGCCGGCCAACCCATCGCCCGCGCCCTGAGCGAGCGGGTGCTATGCCTGCCGATCTACCCAGGCCTGCACCCGCAAGAGCAGCAACAAGTGATCCAGACCCTGCTCGAAACCTGCAGTCCAGAGGCTGCCGGCTCCGCCGTGGCCCAGGTCGGGTGA